A window of Pullulanibacillus sp. KACC 23026 genomic DNA:
CGTATCACCGGCATTAGCCCAAATATAATCAGAATAACTATATTCTTCGTTTGAAGCGAGCACTGCCTTTTCACACACATATTGATCAGTTGAACAAGAAAGCAAAGGATCATCAACTGCTAAAGTCGTTTTAACTTTCGTTTTGGCAGTGGCCGCTTTGGTACTTTTGGATGTTGCCTTTTGTGTGCTCGCTGTTTGTGAACTAGTTGGATTGGCTGTCGTCGATTGAACCGTTTTTTTGGTTGGGGCGTGTGTCAGAAACCCTTCATGCCAACCTGCATAGAGGATCGCAATAATCATAATACTGAATAAAAAAATCAATTCCTTTTTTTTCATCGAGATTCCCTCCATTAAGAACACAAGCACTTCTGCCCAGCACGTTCAGGATTTTATCATTGGCAAGGCCCTTGTCCACAATCGGATTCCATATTGGACATGCTGCTTAATAAAAGGTATTCAAAAGAAAAGGGAAGTATGAGGATTCTTTACTAGAAAGAATCCTGGGGCTGAACTTAAGAAAGCAAGAAAAGGGAAATCTCTTGGAGGATGGCTTGTCCCGAAGCACAAAAAGACTGATTCCAAACCGCTGCTCGTCGCTTCAGAATCAGTCTTTGTATATGTTAACTATGAATAACGACCTTTGTTCCTTCAGGGATGTTCTCATAAATCCATTTGGCATCATCAACAGGCAAACGGAAGCAGCCATGAGAGGCTTTTTGTCCGAGTTTCTCGGCTTCAGACTGAATGTAGTTCCCGTCCTTGTCAATTGGAATGCTATGGAATAAAAACTCCCCATGGTTTTTCCAGGATGTCCAATAATTGGCCCCTTCTTGTTCGGATGCAGAGAAGAAAGTGAGTCCTTTCTCTGCTTGTACATAAAATGTGCCTTCTGGAGTAGAAGTGTCGGGTTCCGTATCAATCCCTGAAGAGGTCAACATGGTGTAAATGACCTTATTTCCATTCATAATATAAACGCGTTCCTTAGTCGTATCCGCATCAATCCACACATCCTCACCTTTTTCAAGGGTTGGATAAGGGCCATCACTTGGCCCCATGAAATTTGTTCCGGCAATCAGCTTCTCCCATTGCTTATTCGTCAACTTAGTGATATTCACCTTGCCGGCCTCAAGTTCTTTTGTTGTTGGCAGACTCTTTGCTTGCTCCGCTTTCTTACTAGTTGAGTTTGATGCGTGAGCTTTTTGCGTCGAAACTTCTTTCTTACTCGAATCAGCTGCATTTGAGCTCTTATTAATCCCGCAGCCTGAAAGGAGCAAACTTATCAATATTAACCCAAATAGGGAATAGCTTGTCTTTTTTAATAACATCTTGTCCACTCTTTCTTTTATAATAACTTAGGCTACTCACATGGCTTTCAAAAAGCCACAAACTGAAGAATGATTAGGTCCTGATTAGTAAAAGCCTTAGTTTTTCTTATACCTTTTTCCTATTCGGTTTAATAAAGGTTCCCCTACAAAAATTATAAGGGTTTATTGACAATCGGAGCAATAGCCATAAATTTCGAACTTATGCTCAACAATTTTAAATTCCTCAATCTCAGGTACCTGTGACATCGGACACTGTTGGATGGTTTTAGACTTTCCGCACTTAAGACAGATCACATGGTGATGATGGTGACTTGCCTCACAGTTGACTTGAAACCGCTTCTCCCCGTCTAGCTCTGTTTCCTCAAGAATTCCTAAATCACGGAATAAAGCTAAATTACGGTAAACCGTTTCAAAGCTGAGCCCCGGATAAAGTTCTTTTAAATAATCAATGACTTCTTTAACAGAGAGATATCGTGGATGCTCGAAAAAATAGTGTATAATTTTCTCTCTTTTATCGGTAATGCTGTATCCATTCTTTTTTAAAAGCTCGAGCGCTTCAGTGCTTGTCATGGATAAGAACTCCTTTAAGCTCATGTAATCAATAACACTATATCATTATAGCAAAAAATGTCCGCTCTTGTCGGATTTTCTACATAGTTTACTTTATAATGTTCAAACTAAATGAAGGAGTGTGATCACACATGGACCCAAGTGATATCCAAGTCAGCATTGACAGTCAAACCTTGACTCTTACAAGCCTCTCTAAAATCCTGTGGCCAAAAAGCGGTGTCACTAAAGCGGATTATTTTCGCTATATAAATGAAGCAGCTCCATATATTTTGCCTTTTATAAAGGATCGGGCACTCACCCTTATTCGCTATCCTCATGGTGCTTCAGGACCTTCTTTCTTTCAAAAAAATTGTCCTGATTATGCTCCCGAATTCATAAAAACAGTGTTGATCCATGACATTAATTATATTGTTGGCGGTGATTTGCCTACCTTGTACTGGCTTGCCAATCAGCTGGCCCTTGAAATTCATGTTCCCTTTCAATTGATCCATTCAAAGGGACCTTCAGAAATAGTCTTTGATTTAGACCCTCCTTCCCGGGATGCATTTGACTTAGCTATAGACGCAGCCCTTTTAATTAAAGAAGTATGTGACCAGCTTCAAATCATCAGCTTTATAAAAACGTCTGGAAATAAAGGGCTGCAAATCTATATCCCCTTGCCCGAAAATACCTATTCTTATGAAGAAACACGGCTGTTCGGGGATTTTATGGCCGCTTTTTTAATTAATAAAAAACCGCAATCCTTTACAACAGAACGTCTCAAAAAAAATCGCAAAGGAAGGCTTTATCTCGATATTGTTCAGCACGCAGAAGGAAAAACAATCGTTGCTCCTTATACTGTTCGAGGGAATGAGGACGGTTTAGTCGCTGCTCCCTTGTTTTGGGAGGAAGTTAAGCCCGGTCTTCGTCCCGAACAATTTCCCATACAATCCATGATGGAGCGGATTAAGCAGAAAGGCTGCCCCTTTGCTCACTTCTTTTCAGCAAAAGATCATCAGCCATTTAACCAAGTTCTGTCCATCCTTAAAAAAAATCAAGCGAAAGGAGCTTTATCATGACAACAAATGTTATTTTAAAATTCGTTTTATCTCCTGTTATCGTCATTTTGTGTGATTGGTTCAGCCTTTACCAAATCCATTATGAAAGTGTCTTACAAGCGTTGATTATTGGCTTTTTCGTCGCCATTGTCAATACAGCTTTTGAGTGGCTGTTCTTCGCAAAGGGAACTTATTGGATCACCACCATTTTTGATTTTATCCTCACCTTGTGTGTCGTCTATTTCGGCTCTATGATGTTCCCAGCAGCCCTTGTCACCACGATCGGGGCATTATCCATCACCATTTTAATCACCTTAATGGAATACTTTCTCCACAATTGGTTATGGCGCCATAATCGGGGAACAGACCTTGCCACGAAATAGCTGATGAGAAAAGTCTTTAAAGACTTGTTGCATGAACGAATTCCGTCTTTTTTCACTTTCAGTACTCTTGGGCATCCGCAAAGGGGCCGGTATCTGAAATTTTCGCCATATTCCTGATAAATGATACTGCCCATGACGGTTTAATTATCATCCAATCGGTTGAAACGACTTGAATCTATCCTTTTTTCATTACTCAAATCAATTTAAAAATCATCCACCTGCTAATAGGACTGCTCTTTCTTCTGAATCACTGGTTCCTATGAAA
This region includes:
- a CDS encoding L,D-transpeptidase — protein: MLLKKTSYSLFGLILISLLLSGCGINKSSNAADSSKKEVSTQKAHASNSTSKKAEQAKSLPTTKELEAGKVNITKLTNKQWEKLIAGTNFMGPSDGPYPTLEKGEDVWIDADTTKERVYIMNGNKVIYTMLTSSGIDTEPDTSTPEGTFYVQAEKGLTFFSASEQEGANYWTSWKNHGEFLFHSIPIDKDGNYIQSEAEKLGQKASHGCFRLPVDDAKWIYENIPEGTKVVIHS
- a CDS encoding Fur family transcriptional regulator; this translates as MTSTEALELLKKNGYSITDKREKIIHYFFEHPRYLSVKEVIDYLKELYPGLSFETVYRNLALFRDLGILEETELDGEKRFQVNCEASHHHHHVICLKCGKSKTIQQCPMSQVPEIEEFKIVEHKFEIYGYCSDCQ